The following coding sequences lie in one Nitrospirota bacterium genomic window:
- the pilO gene encoding type 4a pilus biogenesis protein PilO produces MNIPKNLQIYKTEAFLFFVLTVVVLTAYFLFFQSSGQTVQKKEAQWSEARKTLEKVLRQKKVEQDLAKVISLLPDQQAYASVINAPMEIARRYHLTVPSVTYQKENIEQDLIRVSFSFSVMGTYEAIRQFISEIESAKSLYVIEDMNLGKSSKEGSVLELQLKMASFLKT; encoded by the coding sequence ATGAACATACCCAAAAATCTCCAGATTTATAAGACAGAAGCTTTTTTATTTTTTGTTTTAACCGTTGTTGTTTTAACGGCTTATTTTTTATTTTTTCAGAGTTCCGGGCAAACGGTTCAAAAAAAGGAAGCCCAGTGGAGCGAAGCCCGAAAAACCTTGGAAAAAGTCCTTCGTCAAAAAAAAGTTGAGCAGGATTTGGCCAAAGTCATCAGCCTTTTGCCGGATCAGCAGGCGTATGCGAGCGTCATCAATGCCCCGATGGAAATTGCCAGGAGATATCATTTGACTGTTCCGTCGGTGACCTATCAAAAAGAAAATATAGAACAGGATTTAATCAGAGTCTCTTTTTCATTTTCGGTAATGGGAACTTATGAAGCCATTCGGCAATTTATTTCCGAAATTGAATCGGCAAAATCTCTTTATGTCATTGAAGATATGAATCTTGGAAAATCCTCTAAAGAAGGAAGTGTGTTGGAGCTACAGCTAAAAATGGCTTCTTTTTTAAAAACATGA